Proteins co-encoded in one Thermodesulfobacteriota bacterium genomic window:
- a CDS encoding slipin family protein encodes MSLVTVVFAVLALLVLMFLTVRVLREYERAVVFRLGRVVGVKGPGPILLIPVVDRMVKVSLRTVAHDVPPQDVISRDNVSVKVNAVVYFRALDPLKAIVEVEDYLYATSQLAQTTLRSVCGQAELDELLSDREKINRELQEILDRHTDPWGVKVSTVELKHIDLPTEMQRAMARQAEAERERRAKIIAAEGEYQAAEKLTAAARTIGTEPTAIQLRYLQTLVEVSTGNTNTILFPIPIDLVKNFVERGKSA; translated from the coding sequence ATGAGTCTCGTGACCGTGGTCTTCGCCGTCCTGGCGCTCCTGGTGCTGATGTTCCTGACGGTCCGGGTGCTGCGGGAGTACGAGCGGGCGGTGGTGTTCCGGCTCGGCCGCGTGGTCGGGGTCAAGGGCCCGGGGCCGATCCTCCTCATCCCCGTCGTGGACCGGATGGTGAAGGTGAGCCTGCGCACCGTCGCCCACGACGTACCCCCCCAGGACGTGATCAGCCGGGACAACGTCTCGGTAAAGGTCAACGCGGTGGTGTACTTCCGGGCGCTGGATCCCCTCAAGGCCATCGTGGAGGTCGAGGACTACCTCTACGCCACGAGCCAGCTCGCCCAGACGACCCTGCGCAGTGTGTGCGGCCAGGCGGAGCTCGACGAGCTCCTCTCGGACCGGGAGAAGATCAACCGGGAGCTCCAGGAGATCCTCGACCGCCATACGGACCCCTGGGGCGTCAAGGTCTCCACCGTGGAGCTCAAGCACATCGACCTTCCCACCGAGATGCAGCGCGCCATGGCCCGCCAGGCCGAGGCCGAGCGGGAGCGCCGGGCCAAGATCATCGCCGCCGAGGGGGAGTATCAGGCAGCGGAGAAGCTCACCGCGGCCGCCCGGACCATCGGCACCGAGCCGACGGCGATCCAGTTGCGCTACCTCCAGACCCTGGTGGAGGTCAGCACGGGCAACACCAACACCATCCTGTTCCCCATCCCCATCGACCTGGTGAAGAACTTCGTCGAGCGGGGCAAGTCCGCGTGA